In one Pseudomonas sp. R84 genomic region, the following are encoded:
- the uvrC gene encoding excinuclease ABC subunit UvrC: protein MTETFDSGAFLSTVSGRPGVYRMFDSDARLLYVGKAKNLKKRLASYFRKTGLAPKTAALVGRIAQVETTITANETEALLLEQTLIKEWRPPYNILLRDDKSYPYVFLSDGQFPRLSIHRGAKKAKGKYFGPYPSAGAIRESLSLLQKTFFVRQCEDSYYKNRTRPCLQYQIKRCKAPCVGLVEPEIYAEDVRHSVMFLEGRSHALTNELSTAMEEAAINLEFERAAELRDQIALLRRVQDQQSMEGGTGDIDVIAAFVNPGGACVHLISVRGGRVLGSKNFFPQVGIEEDVSEVMAAFLGQYFISSPERDLPSELIVNVVHEDFPTLIEAIHELRGRELAISHRVRGTRARWQQLAVTNAEQALGARLANRQHTAARFEALAEVLNLDEPPQRLECYDISHSSGEATVASCVVFGPEGAIKSDYRRYNIEGVTAGDDYAAMHQALTRRFSKLKEGEGKLPDILLVDGGKGQLSMARDVLNELAVPDLILLGVAKGATRKAGFETLYLNDAAHEFTLRGDSPALHLIQQIRDEAHRFAITGHRARRGKTRRTSTLEGVAGVGPTRRRDLLKHFGGLQELSRASIEEIAKAPGISKKLAESIYANLHSE from the coding sequence ATGACTGAAACATTCGATTCCGGCGCTTTTCTGTCGACAGTCAGTGGGCGCCCGGGCGTCTATCGCATGTTCGACAGCGATGCGCGCCTGCTGTACGTGGGCAAGGCCAAGAACCTGAAAAAACGCTTGGCCAGCTACTTTCGCAAAACCGGTCTGGCACCGAAGACCGCCGCGTTGGTCGGGCGCATTGCGCAGGTCGAAACGACCATCACCGCCAACGAAACCGAAGCGCTGCTGCTTGAGCAAACGCTGATCAAGGAGTGGCGGCCGCCGTACAACATTCTGTTGCGCGACGACAAATCCTATCCCTATGTTTTTCTGTCCGACGGCCAATTTCCGCGCCTGAGCATTCATCGCGGGGCGAAAAAAGCCAAAGGCAAATATTTCGGCCCCTATCCGAGCGCCGGCGCCATACGCGAAAGCTTGAGTCTGCTGCAAAAGACCTTCTTCGTTCGCCAGTGTGAAGACAGCTACTACAAGAACCGTACCCGTCCATGTCTGCAATATCAGATCAAACGCTGTAAAGCGCCTTGCGTCGGGCTGGTCGAGCCCGAGATTTACGCCGAAGACGTGCGCCACTCGGTCATGTTTCTTGAGGGGCGTAGTCACGCGCTGACCAACGAACTGTCGACGGCGATGGAAGAGGCTGCGATCAACCTGGAGTTCGAGCGAGCCGCCGAGTTGCGGGATCAGATAGCGTTACTGCGCCGGGTTCAGGATCAGCAGAGCATGGAAGGCGGCACGGGGGACATCGATGTCATTGCGGCATTCGTCAATCCGGGCGGCGCCTGCGTGCATTTGATCAGTGTCCGTGGCGGGCGCGTGCTGGGCAGCAAGAATTTCTTCCCGCAAGTTGGAATCGAAGAGGATGTGTCGGAAGTCATGGCCGCGTTTCTTGGCCAATATTTTATCAGCAGCCCTGAGCGCGATTTGCCCAGCGAACTGATCGTCAACGTTGTGCATGAAGATTTTCCGACGCTGATCGAAGCGATCCATGAACTGCGTGGCCGCGAATTGGCCATCAGTCATCGGGTGCGCGGTACTCGTGCGCGCTGGCAGCAACTGGCCGTGACCAACGCCGAGCAAGCGTTGGGCGCACGCCTGGCCAACCGTCAACACACCGCCGCGCGGTTTGAAGCCCTGGCCGAAGTGTTGAACCTGGATGAGCCGCCGCAGCGTCTGGAATGCTACGACATCAGTCATTCCAGTGGTGAGGCCACGGTTGCTTCCTGTGTGGTGTTTGGCCCGGAAGGCGCGATCAAGTCGGACTATCGGCGCTACAACATCGAAGGTGTCACGGCGGGTGACGACTACGCCGCCATGCACCAAGCCCTGACGCGACGTTTCAGCAAACTCAAGGAAGGCGAGGGCAAGTTGCCGGACATCTTGCTGGTGGACGGTGGCAAGGGTCAGTTGTCGATGGCTCGCGATGTTCTCAACGAGTTGGCCGTGCCGGATCTGATTCTGCTCGGCGTCGCCAAAGGCGCTACTCGCAAGGCGGGCTTCGAAACGTTGTATCTAAATGATGCGGCGCACGAGTTCACCTTGCGTGGCGACTCGCCGGCGCTGCACTTGATTCAACAGATCCGCGATGAGGCGCACCGCTTCGCTATTACAGGACACCGCGCACGTCGTGGCAAAACCCGCCGTACGTCAACGCTGGAAGGCGTTGCGGGCGTCGGGCCGACCCGGCGTCGTGATTTGTTGAAACATTTTGGTGGATTGCAGGAGCTGTCTCGTGCAAGCATCGAAGAGATCGCCAAAGCCCCGGGGATCAGTAAAAAGCTCGCAGAGTCGATTTATGCAAACCTGCATAGCGAGTAG
- the uvrY gene encoding UvrY/SirA/GacA family response regulator transcription factor, producing MIRVLVVDDHDLVRTGITRMLADIDGLQVVGQAESGEESLIKARELKPDVVLMDVKMPGIGGLEATRKLLRSHPDIKVVAVTVCEEDPFPTRLLQAGAAGYLTKGAGLPEMVQAIRLVFAGQRYISPQIAQQLAIKSFQPSNDSPFDALSEREIQIALMIVGCQKVQIISDKLCLSPKTVNTYRYRIFEKLSISSDVELTLLAVRHGMVDASL from the coding sequence TTGATTAGGGTGCTAGTGGTCGATGACCATGATCTCGTTCGCACAGGCATTACACGTATGCTGGCCGATATCGATGGCTTGCAAGTGGTTGGCCAGGCCGAATCCGGGGAAGAGTCCCTGATCAAGGCCCGAGAGTTGAAGCCCGATGTGGTGCTGATGGACGTCAAGATGCCTGGCATCGGCGGCCTGGAAGCCACGCGCAAACTGTTGCGCAGTCATCCGGATATAAAGGTGGTCGCAGTAACGGTGTGTGAAGAGGACCCGTTCCCGACACGCTTGCTGCAGGCTGGTGCTGCGGGTTATCTGACCAAAGGCGCGGGCTTGCCGGAAATGGTCCAGGCCATTCGCCTGGTATTTGCCGGCCAACGCTATATCAGTCCGCAGATTGCCCAGCAATTGGCGATCAAGTCCTTCCAGCCGTCCAACGACTCTCCCTTCGATGCCTTGTCCGAGCGGGAAATTCAAATCGCCTTGATGATTGTCGGCTGTCAGAAGGTACAGATCATTTCCGACAAGTTATGTCTGTCGCCGAAAACCGTGAACACCTATCGCTACCGTATTTTCGAGAAGCTTTCGATCAGCAGCGATGTCGAGTTGACACTGTTGGCGGTTCGTCACGGCATGGTTGATGCCAGCCTCTGA
- a CDS encoding GNAT family N-acetyltransferase, with the protein MTFQLRLAVLEDLPFARDLTCQNMLRYYIHHDLLWQDEAFDVAWPGRQNWLIVQGDVPVGFLSLSRDMRALYIRELQIAEAFQGRGAGSWAIDQVIGMARKETRPALRLTVFDNNPARNLYERKGLQVRGTDECFLRMQLDISTCVL; encoded by the coding sequence ATGACATTCCAGTTACGGCTTGCGGTTCTGGAAGATCTGCCTTTTGCCCGCGATCTCACCTGTCAGAACATGCTGCGCTATTACATTCACCATGACTTGTTATGGCAGGACGAAGCGTTTGACGTAGCGTGGCCGGGGCGGCAGAACTGGCTGATAGTGCAAGGTGATGTGCCGGTGGGTTTTCTCAGCCTCAGCCGGGACATGCGCGCGCTGTACATTCGTGAATTGCAGATTGCTGAAGCGTTTCAGGGGCGAGGTGCGGGTTCCTGGGCGATTGATCAGGTTATCGGCATGGCCCGCAAAGAAACACGCCCGGCTTTGCGCCTGACCGTATTCGACAATAATCCGGCGAGAAACTTGTATGAAAGAAAAGGCCTACAGGTTCGGGGCACGGATGAGTGTTTTCTGCGAATGCAGCTTGATATAAGTACATGTGTGCTCTGA
- a CDS encoding carbon-nitrogen hydrolase family protein yields MSTLTIAAAQMISIAGDLPGNIARHCRFIEAAAEQGVELLVFPELSLTGYEGQDAAALAIAPQDAVLRRLRDLARERGVTAVVGMPIRLEGSLSVLIGALVLGADGSLGVYSKQHLHTGEELVFAPGFGGPTLNIAGSVVSLAVCADFTHSSHAATAADKGAGLYAAGVLISEKGYAADTAILQGYARQHSMAVLMANHGGLTGGWQSAGRSCIWSEDGSLIVAATGAGDLLVVARRNEGVWQGGVAPVAQAQ; encoded by the coding sequence GTGTCGACACTGACCATTGCTGCTGCCCAGATGATTTCCATTGCCGGTGACCTTCCCGGGAACATTGCCCGACATTGCCGCTTCATTGAGGCAGCAGCGGAGCAGGGTGTTGAGTTGCTGGTTTTTCCCGAATTGTCGCTGACAGGCTATGAAGGACAGGACGCGGCGGCATTGGCGATTGCCCCGCAAGATGCTGTGCTGCGTCGCCTGAGGGATTTGGCCCGAGAGCGTGGGGTGACTGCCGTTGTCGGTATGCCTATCCGGTTGGAGGGCAGTTTGTCGGTGCTGATCGGTGCCCTGGTGCTGGGCGCTGACGGCTCTCTCGGTGTTTACAGCAAGCAGCATTTGCACACGGGCGAGGAGCTTGTTTTTGCACCTGGTTTCGGTGGCCCGACCCTGAATATCGCCGGGAGCGTCGTGTCGTTGGCGGTGTGCGCGGATTTCACGCATTCCAGTCATGCTGCGACGGCCGCAGATAAGGGCGCTGGCTTGTACGCCGCCGGTGTTTTGATCAGCGAGAAAGGCTATGCGGCCGACACGGCGATACTTCAAGGCTACGCTCGGCAACACTCGATGGCTGTGCTGATGGCCAATCACGGTGGGCTGACGGGCGGGTGGCAATCTGCGGGGCGCAGTTGCATCTGGTCTGAGGATGGTTCATTGATTGTCGCAGCAACGGGGGCTGGGGATCTTTTGGTTGTCGCCCGACGTAACGAAGGTGTTTGGCAAGGGGGAGTTGCTCCTGTTGCGCAAGCCCAATGA
- a CDS encoding 3-deoxy-7-phosphoheptulonate synthase: protein MNSSVSALPLSTLNPANEALTLRLPSSLQLKQQLPLSNALSKQVAAHRQAVRAILNGQDQRLLIIVGPCSIHDPQSALEYAGKLARLAEEVSGEMLLVMRAYVEKPRTTVGWKGLAYDPHLDGSDDMAGGLTLSRELMLEMIRLGLPVATELLQPMAAGYFDDLLSWVAIGARTTESQIHREMASGLSMPVGFKNGTDGGGAIAVDAMRSAAHPHRHFGVDSQGHPAIIQTSGNPDTHLVLRGGHKGPNHDRESVAKIHADLDRLKIPSRIMVDCSHANSGKDPLRQPGVFNEVLEQRLQGDRALIGMMIESHLFEGCQPLTESLRYGVSITDGCLGFSATEHLLRAAAQRLAEHAKD from the coding sequence ATGAACTCGTCCGTTTCTGCTCTGCCACTGTCCACCCTGAACCCTGCCAACGAAGCATTGACTCTGCGTCTACCCAGCTCGTTGCAACTCAAACAGCAATTGCCCCTGAGCAATGCCCTGAGCAAGCAAGTCGCCGCCCATCGCCAAGCGGTTCGCGCCATTCTCAATGGCCAGGATCAGCGTCTGCTGATCATCGTCGGTCCCTGCTCTATCCACGACCCCCAATCCGCACTTGAGTACGCCGGCAAGCTCGCTCGACTGGCTGAAGAAGTCAGCGGCGAAATGCTCTTGGTGATGCGCGCCTATGTCGAAAAACCGCGTACCACGGTCGGCTGGAAGGGCCTGGCCTACGATCCGCATCTGGACGGCAGTGATGACATGGCTGGCGGTCTCACCCTGTCGCGGGAACTCATGCTGGAAATGATCCGCCTCGGCTTGCCGGTGGCCACAGAACTGCTGCAACCGATGGCCGCCGGTTACTTCGATGACCTGTTGAGCTGGGTGGCCATTGGCGCGCGCACCACTGAATCGCAGATCCACCGTGAAATGGCCAGTGGACTGAGCATGCCGGTCGGCTTCAAGAACGGCACCGACGGCGGCGGCGCCATTGCGGTTGACGCCATGCGTTCGGCCGCCCATCCGCACCGGCATTTCGGCGTCGACAGCCAAGGTCATCCGGCCATCATTCAAACGTCAGGTAACCCCGATACTCATCTGGTACTGCGCGGGGGCCACAAAGGGCCGAACCATGATCGCGAGAGCGTGGCAAAAATCCACGCTGATCTGGACAGACTGAAGATTCCGAGCCGAATCATGGTCGACTGCAGCCACGCCAACAGTGGCAAGGATCCATTGCGTCAGCCAGGCGTCTTCAACGAAGTGCTTGAGCAGCGCTTGCAAGGTGACCGCGCGCTGATCGGCATGATGATTGAATCTCACCTGTTCGAAGGCTGCCAACCGCTGACCGAATCCTTGCGCTACGGGGTTTCAATCACCGATGGCTGCCTCGGTTTCAGCGCAACAGAACACTTGCTGCGTGCCGCCGCCCAGCGCCTCGCCGAACACGCCAAAGATTGA
- a CDS encoding triacylglycerol lipase, with amino-acid sequence MQRNASTRYPVLLVHGLFGFERIGHFELFHDVKNALKAGGSRVFVPHLSATHKNEIRGEQLLAQIDRVLRGTGADKVNLIGHSQGALAARYAAALAPHAVASVTSVSGPNHGSELADFLRKALVPGRLPEAVAQNVATLFGNFLSLLSGNARLPQNALAALHALTTEGVGDFNDKFPQGLPGSWGGQGAALVNGVRYYSWSGVLPAHSPSTLDPTRNICHALSQYFMTETQQNDGFVGRFSSHLGQVIRSDYPLDHLGSLRRTDSTITTLPDPIELYVEHAERLHAANL; translated from the coding sequence ATGCAACGGAATGCTTCAACTCGTTATCCCGTCCTGTTGGTACACGGCCTGTTCGGATTTGAGCGCATCGGTCATTTCGAGCTGTTCCATGACGTAAAGAACGCGCTGAAAGCCGGCGGCAGCCGAGTGTTTGTTCCGCACCTCTCTGCCACCCATAAAAACGAAATACGAGGTGAACAACTGCTCGCACAGATTGATCGTGTCTTGCGGGGCACAGGTGCTGACAAAGTCAATCTCATTGGACACAGCCAGGGCGCATTGGCTGCTCGCTACGCTGCCGCGCTCGCACCACACGCCGTCGCCTCGGTGACCTCCGTCAGTGGCCCAAACCATGGCTCGGAGCTGGCTGACTTTCTGCGCAAGGCGCTAGTGCCTGGGCGACTGCCCGAGGCGGTCGCACAGAATGTGGCGACCCTGTTTGGCAACTTTCTTTCGTTGCTCAGCGGCAATGCGAGATTGCCGCAAAACGCACTGGCAGCACTCCATGCCCTGACGACAGAAGGAGTGGGCGATTTCAACGACAAGTTTCCTCAGGGGTTGCCCGGGAGCTGGGGCGGCCAAGGCGCGGCGCTAGTCAATGGTGTGCGTTATTACTCATGGAGCGGCGTGCTGCCGGCTCACAGTCCTTCAACACTCGATCCGACACGGAACATTTGCCATGCGCTATCGCAATACTTCATGACCGAGACGCAGCAGAATGACGGTTTCGTCGGCCGCTTCAGTTCTCATCTGGGGCAGGTTATCCGCTCCGACTATCCGCTGGACCATCTGGGCAGCCTGCGCCGCACAGACAGCACCATCACTACCCTGCCCGACCCGATTGAACTGTACGTTGAACACGCCGAACGTCTGCACGCCGCGAATCTCTGA
- a CDS encoding peptidylprolyl isomerase — translation MAKATARHILVSSEDKCNELKAQIEGGADFADVAKANSTCPSSRQGGDLGSFGPGQMVKEFDTVVFSAPINVVQGPVKTQFGYHLLEVTSRQD, via the coding sequence ATGGCTAAAGCCACTGCCCGCCACATCCTGGTTTCCAGCGAAGACAAGTGCAACGAACTCAAGGCCCAGATCGAAGGCGGCGCTGATTTCGCCGATGTCGCCAAAGCCAACTCCACCTGCCCGTCCAGCCGTCAGGGCGGTGATCTGGGTTCGTTCGGTCCTGGCCAGATGGTCAAGGAATTCGACACCGTGGTCTTCAGCGCGCCAATCAACGTCGTGCAAGGTCCGGTGAAAACCCAGTTCGGTTATCACCTGCTGGAAGTCACCAGCCGTCAGGACTGA
- a CDS encoding extracellular solute-binding protein, with amino-acid sequence MRLVFPTLMLTALALLTGATGANAAPQHALTVYGEPAKYPAGFSHFDYTNLQAPKGGTMRRSAIEIGHFDHVLPYIDKGIGVTQIDGLLYSPLAQRSLDEPYTVYGLVAQKMERSDDGLSLRFFINPKARFADGKPITAEDVRYTYDLLMTQGSLRYRTQFADVKGVEVEGPLTVRFDFKSNENRTLPLDIATLPVFPEHWWKSRDFAGGGGYEPPLGSGPYRVGKVDSGRSITFERNADWWGKDLPVSRGLYNFDHFSIEYFGDTDVARQVLRGGAYDYNREFSATGYSIGYDSPALSDGRLQKAHLATEAPQSAQGFVFNLQKPMFADRRVRQALAMLWDFEWSNRQMMRGMYIRQQSYFSNTPLAASELPDAQELKILEPLRGQVPDEVFSKVFEAPKTDGSGLIRDKQLQALELLEQAGWKPDGDLLVNAQGEPLSFTFLVSQNGMDRLLLPYKRTLKQIGIDLNIRRIDSSQYVNRLMSRDYDMIVTGYPVSTSPGGELLNYFASASANDPGANNYMVLKNPAVDTLINGLIRASTQSDMLHYAHALDRVLQWNYYWIPNYYPPGTSTVWWNRFGIPSVQASNDEAIESWWEISSTPLTNQQMTAEKIARGRPGGPH; translated from the coding sequence ATGCGACTGGTTTTCCCCACATTGATGCTCACCGCCCTCGCCCTGCTGACGGGCGCCACCGGCGCGAACGCTGCACCGCAACACGCGCTGACTGTTTATGGCGAACCCGCCAAGTACCCTGCCGGCTTCAGTCACTTCGACTACACCAACCTGCAAGCGCCCAAGGGCGGAACTATGCGCCGCTCGGCCATCGAGATCGGCCACTTCGATCATGTTCTTCCTTATATAGACAAAGGCATCGGCGTCACGCAGATTGATGGTTTGCTCTATTCGCCGTTGGCTCAGCGTTCGCTGGACGAGCCTTACACGGTTTACGGACTGGTCGCGCAAAAGATGGAGCGCTCGGACGATGGTCTGTCACTGCGGTTCTTCATCAATCCCAAGGCACGTTTTGCTGATGGCAAGCCGATTACCGCCGAAGACGTACGCTACACCTACGATTTATTGATGACCCAGGGCAGCCTGCGTTATCGCACCCAGTTTGCTGACGTCAAAGGCGTCGAAGTGGAAGGCCCGTTGACCGTGCGTTTCGACTTCAAGAGCAATGAAAACCGCACCCTGCCACTGGATATCGCGACCTTGCCGGTGTTCCCCGAGCATTGGTGGAAGAGCCGCGATTTCGCCGGGGGTGGCGGCTATGAACCACCTCTGGGCAGCGGCCCCTATCGAGTCGGTAAAGTCGATTCAGGGCGCAGCATCACCTTTGAGCGCAACGCCGACTGGTGGGGCAAGGATTTGCCGGTCAGTCGTGGCCTGTACAACTTCGATCATTTCAGCATCGAGTACTTTGGTGATACCGACGTCGCCCGGCAAGTGCTGCGTGGCGGCGCCTATGACTACAACCGCGAGTTCTCGGCCACCGGCTACTCGATCGGCTACGACAGCCCCGCACTGAGTGACGGCCGCCTGCAAAAAGCGCATCTGGCCACCGAGGCGCCCCAGTCGGCCCAGGGATTTGTGTTCAATCTGCAGAAACCGATGTTCGCCGATCGCCGCGTGCGCCAGGCTCTGGCCATGCTCTGGGACTTCGAGTGGAGCAACCGGCAGATGATGCGCGGCATGTATATCCGCCAGCAGAGCTACTTCTCCAACACGCCACTGGCGGCGAGCGAGCTGCCCGATGCGCAGGAACTGAAAATCCTCGAACCGCTGCGCGGTCAGGTTCCCGACGAAGTCTTCAGCAAAGTCTTTGAAGCGCCGAAAACCGATGGCAGTGGCCTGATCCGCGACAAGCAGCTGCAAGCACTCGAATTGCTCGAACAGGCGGGCTGGAAACCGGATGGCGATCTGCTGGTGAATGCCCAGGGCGAACCGCTGAGCTTCACCTTCCTGGTCAGCCAGAACGGTATGGATCGCTTGCTGCTGCCGTACAAACGCACGCTGAAACAGATCGGCATCGACCTGAACATTCGCCGTATCGACTCCTCGCAATACGTCAATCGCCTGATGAGTCGTGACTACGACATGATCGTCACCGGCTACCCGGTCAGCACTTCGCCGGGGGGCGAGTTGCTCAATTACTTCGCCTCGGCGTCGGCCAACGACCCGGGCGCGAACAACTACATGGTGTTGAAAAACCCGGCAGTGGATACGCTCATCAACGGTCTGATCCGCGCGTCCACGCAGTCCGACATGCTGCACTACGCGCATGCTCTGGACCGTGTGCTGCAATGGAATTACTACTGGATTCCCAACTACTATCCGCCGGGCACGTCGACGGTGTGGTGGAATCGTTTCGGCATACCCTCAGTACAAGCCAGCAATGACGAAGCCATCGAGAGCTGGTGGGAAATCAGCAGCACGCCACTGACCAATCAACAGATGACGGCCGAGAAAATCGCGCGTGGCAGACCCGGAGGGCCGCACTGA
- a CDS encoding microcin C ABC transporter permease YejB: MWGYILRRLLLIIPTLVIILLVNFVIIQAAPGGPVEQAIAHLQGIGGASVGGGASETMSGTSRASRGLDPQLIKDIEKQYGFDKPAHERLWLMLKNYAQLDFGKSFFRGATVTDLILEKMPVTISLGLWATLITYLVSIPLGIRKAVHHGSHFDIWSSTAIIIGYAMPAFLFAMFLIVLFAGGTSLNWFPVRGLVSDNFESLSNLGKIADYFWHLVLPVTALVIGGFATLTILTKNSFLNEITRQYVVTARAKGLSERRVLYGHVFRNAMLLVVSGIPQAFISVFFAGSLLIEVIFSLDGLGRMSYEAAVSRDYPVVFGSLFIFTLFGLLIKLVGDLCYTLVDPRIDFAARNA; this comes from the coding sequence ATGTGGGGTTACATACTGCGGCGCCTGCTGCTGATCATCCCGACGCTGGTGATCATCCTGCTGGTCAATTTCGTGATCATTCAGGCCGCACCCGGCGGCCCGGTAGAGCAGGCCATCGCCCACCTGCAAGGGATCGGCGGCGCCAGTGTCGGTGGCGGCGCCAGCGAAACCATGAGTGGCACCTCCCGTGCCAGTCGCGGCCTCGATCCGCAACTGATCAAGGACATCGAAAAACAGTACGGCTTCGACAAACCGGCCCACGAACGCTTGTGGCTGATGTTGAAGAACTACGCGCAACTGGATTTCGGCAAGAGCTTCTTCCGTGGCGCGACGGTCACCGACCTGATCCTGGAAAAAATGCCGGTGACCATTTCCCTCGGGTTGTGGGCGACGCTGATCACCTATCTGGTGTCGATCCCGTTGGGGATCCGCAAGGCTGTGCACCATGGCAGTCATTTCGATATCTGGAGCAGCACGGCGATTATCATCGGTTACGCGATGCCAGCGTTTCTCTTTGCGATGTTCCTGATCGTATTGTTTGCCGGCGGCACGTCGCTGAACTGGTTTCCGGTTCGCGGCCTGGTGTCGGACAACTTCGAATCGCTGTCGAACCTCGGCAAAATCGCCGATTATTTCTGGCACTTGGTGCTGCCAGTGACGGCGCTGGTGATTGGTGGTTTCGCCACGCTGACGATCCTGACCAAAAACTCGTTTCTCAATGAAATCACTCGCCAGTACGTGGTCACCGCGCGCGCCAAAGGCCTGAGCGAGCGCCGCGTGCTCTATGGCCATGTGTTTCGCAATGCGATGTTGCTGGTGGTGTCGGGCATCCCGCAGGCATTCATCAGTGTGTTCTTCGCCGGTTCCTTGCTGATCGAAGTGATTTTCTCCCTCGACGGTCTCGGACGCATGAGCTACGAAGCCGCGGTTTCCCGGGATTACCCGGTGGTGTTTGGTTCATTGTTCATCTTTACCCTCTTCGGCCTGCTGATAAAACTGGTCGGTGACCTGTGTTACACGCTGGTCGATCCGCGTATTGACTTCGCCGCGAGGAACGCCTGA
- a CDS encoding ABC transporter permease — MFKLSPLGRRRFERFKKNRRGWWSLWLFIGLFVVTLGGELIANDKPLVVSYQDQWYFPVFKRHTEQEFGGQLPFQADYRSDYVQNLIRKDGGWLLFPPIPFSDDTPNYDLNKPAPSPPTSVNWLGTDDQSRDVLARVIFGARVSILFALMLTFVSALIGIAAGALQGYYGGWVDLLGQRLLEVWSGLPVLYLLIILSGFVEPNFWWLLGIMALFSWLALVDVVRAEFLRGRNLEYVKAARALGLSDRKVIFRHILPNAMNATLSYLPFILTGAISTLTALDFLGFGMPAGSASLGELIGQGKQNLQAPWLGLTAFFTLALILSLLVFIGEALRDAFDPRS; from the coding sequence ATGTTCAAGCTCTCGCCTCTGGGTCGTCGGCGCTTCGAGCGCTTCAAGAAAAACCGCCGTGGCTGGTGGTCGCTGTGGCTGTTTATCGGTCTGTTTGTGGTCACACTGGGCGGTGAGTTGATCGCCAATGACAAGCCGTTGGTCGTCAGCTATCAGGACCAATGGTACTTCCCGGTATTCAAGCGCCACACCGAGCAGGAGTTCGGCGGACAACTGCCGTTTCAGGCCGATTACCGTAGCGATTATGTGCAGAACCTGATTCGCAAGGACGGTGGCTGGCTGCTGTTCCCGCCGATTCCGTTCAGTGACGATACGCCGAACTACGACCTCAACAAACCGGCTCCCAGCCCGCCGACATCGGTCAATTGGCTGGGCACGGACGATCAATCGCGAGATGTGTTGGCGCGGGTGATTTTCGGCGCGCGGGTGTCGATTCTGTTTGCCTTGATGCTGACCTTTGTCAGTGCCCTGATCGGCATCGCCGCCGGGGCATTGCAGGGTTACTACGGCGGCTGGGTCGATCTGCTCGGGCAACGTTTGCTGGAAGTCTGGTCGGGGCTGCCGGTGCTGTACCTGCTGATCATTCTCTCCGGTTTCGTCGAGCCGAATTTCTGGTGGCTGTTGGGGATCATGGCGCTGTTTTCATGGCTGGCACTGGTGGATGTCGTGCGCGCCGAGTTCCTGCGCGGACGCAATCTGGAGTACGTCAAAGCCGCCCGCGCGCTGGGCCTGAGCGATCGCAAGGTGATCTTCCGGCACATACTGCCCAATGCGATGAACGCAACACTGAGTTACTTGCCGTTCATTCTCACCGGGGCGATTTCCACCCTTACTGCGCTGGATTTTCTCGGCTTCGGCATGCCCGCCGGCAGTGCTTCGCTGGGTGAATTGATCGGTCAGGGCAAACAAAACCTGCAAGCTCCGTGGCTCGGGTTGACGGCGTTTTTCACCCTGGCGCTGATCCTTTCTCTATTGGTGTTCATCGGCGAAGCGTTGCGTGACGCGTTCGACCCTCGATCCTGA